The proteins below come from a single Caenibius sp. WL genomic window:
- a CDS encoding SDR family oxidoreductase, with the protein MTDLSGKVALITGAGQGVGQGIAFALAGAGASVVLAGRTLEKVQKSADDIIKRGGKAMALACNVKAADDLAQAVDATVKEFGGLDILVNNAQEVPLGTLDKVTDAAFTAGFESGPLATMRLMKLAHPHMKARGGGTIFNFASSAGIRWDMSGYGAYGAVKQAIRSLTRAAAAEWGPDNIRVLTIAPHAESPGLKGWFEANPEEAAAFFRTIPLGRIGRLEEDIGRAIVALCGTDLSYLTGATIPLDGGQANFD; encoded by the coding sequence ATGACCGATCTTAGCGGCAAAGTAGCACTTATCACCGGCGCGGGTCAGGGCGTGGGGCAGGGAATCGCCTTCGCGCTCGCCGGTGCCGGCGCCAGCGTCGTCCTGGCCGGGCGGACACTGGAAAAGGTCCAGAAATCGGCCGATGACATCATCAAGCGCGGCGGCAAGGCAATGGCCCTGGCCTGCAACGTCAAAGCGGCTGACGATCTCGCCCAGGCGGTCGATGCCACGGTGAAGGAATTCGGCGGGCTCGATATCCTCGTCAACAACGCGCAGGAAGTGCCGCTCGGCACGCTCGACAAAGTCACCGACGCGGCGTTTACCGCAGGCTTCGAATCGGGCCCGCTCGCCACGATGCGCCTGATGAAGCTGGCCCATCCGCACATGAAGGCACGCGGCGGCGGCACGATCTTCAATTTCGCTTCTTCCGCCGGCATCCGCTGGGATATGAGCGGTTACGGCGCGTATGGCGCGGTCAAGCAGGCGATCCGCAGCCTGACGCGCGCGGCCGCGGCCGAATGGGGCCCGGACAACATCCGCGTGCTGACGATTGCCCCGCATGCGGAATCGCCCGGCCTCAAAGGCTGGTTCGAAGCCAATCCCGAAGAAGCCGCCGCGTTCTTCCGCACCATTCCGCTGGGTCGCATCGGCAGGCTGGAAGAAGACATCGGCCGGGCCATCGTCGCCCTGTGCGGCACCGATCTGAGTTATCTCACCGGCGCCACCATCCCGCTCGACGGCGGTCAGGCAAACTTCGACTGA
- a CDS encoding EthD domain-containing protein, translated as MEKVIYALWKAEGENRESFNARLLESLPEALKKTGATKVRINVRDATVDPAAPLIQQWQQPMQDAVVQLWLPSANAMFRGDTDAVVAAHCDRFAAWLVAESAIIPNTEHPPVKRGERTWGWSQASFISFRKDMRWEDCIRHWHSHHARVAIDTQSNFEYIQNLIVRPLTENAPTYGAFVEECFPLEAMTDTYVFFDAVGDEAKYQANLKAMMDSCGGFIDATQIDIVPTSQFDFAE; from the coding sequence ATGGAAAAAGTCATTTACGCCCTTTGGAAAGCCGAAGGCGAAAACCGCGAAAGCTTCAACGCACGCTTGCTGGAAAGCCTGCCCGAAGCGCTTAAGAAAACGGGCGCGACCAAAGTCCGCATCAACGTGCGCGATGCCACGGTCGATCCGGCCGCGCCGCTGATCCAGCAATGGCAGCAGCCGATGCAGGATGCGGTGGTGCAGTTGTGGCTGCCTTCGGCCAATGCGATGTTCCGCGGCGATACCGATGCCGTGGTGGCAGCGCATTGCGACCGCTTCGCCGCGTGGCTGGTCGCCGAATCCGCCATCATCCCCAACACCGAACACCCGCCTGTCAAGCGGGGGGAACGGACCTGGGGCTGGTCGCAGGCAAGCTTCATTTCCTTCCGCAAGGACATGCGCTGGGAGGATTGCATCCGGCACTGGCATAGCCACCATGCCCGCGTGGCCATCGATACCCAGTCGAATTTCGAATATATCCAGAACCTGATCGTCCGCCCTCTGACGGAAAACGCGCCGACCTATGGCGCTTTCGTCGAGGAATGCTTCCCGCTGGAAGCGATGACGGACACTTACGTGTTCTTCGACGCGGTGGGCGACGAAGCCAAGTATCAGGCGAATCTCAAGGCGATGATGGATAGCTGCGGCGGCTTTATCGACGCCACGCAGATCGACATCGTACCCACCAGCCAATTCGACTTCGCGGAATGA
- a CDS encoding response regulator transcription factor yields MERSPPHPLTFTPTVLNQFDVGPGRLELVEWLWPDMFEFTRTESELMLEMSIPPLAADASACFPDIAPEKYCFMGTLFVRYPGIAVSGRSEGGRIRVIRCVFEEGTAHKILRHKPHPPLDFLQSLLNVRSDALRTLMRLAHRELINPVDRSPEAIEALMRVIVVEMERLFERQRDSQSSGRLAAWQYRRIRERLMEGGGQPAVADLARLCGISSRHLHRQFLALTGKTISKYIENFWVEQAKELLLARHISIKEIAQRCGFSHANSFSRAFRRVSGLSPQKFRQRAGDGADIFQQPHEGATPDSGGFKREDAETVYD; encoded by the coding sequence GTGGAACGGTCCCCGCCCCACCCGCTGACGTTTACCCCCACGGTCCTCAACCAGTTCGACGTCGGCCCCGGCCGTCTCGAACTGGTTGAGTGGCTGTGGCCGGATATGTTCGAATTTACGCGAACGGAATCCGAGCTGATGCTGGAAATGTCGATCCCGCCGCTGGCGGCCGACGCTTCCGCCTGTTTCCCGGACATTGCGCCGGAAAAATACTGCTTCATGGGCACGCTGTTCGTCCGCTATCCCGGCATTGCCGTAAGCGGCCGGTCCGAAGGCGGGCGGATCCGGGTGATCCGCTGCGTTTTCGAAGAAGGCACGGCGCACAAGATTCTGCGCCACAAGCCGCATCCCCCGCTCGATTTCCTGCAATCGCTGCTCAATGTCCGTAGCGATGCCCTGCGCACGCTGATGCGCCTCGCCCATCGTGAACTGATAAACCCGGTCGACCGTTCGCCCGAAGCGATCGAGGCGCTGATGCGGGTGATCGTGGTGGAGATGGAACGCCTGTTCGAACGCCAGCGCGACAGCCAGTCGAGCGGCCGTCTGGCCGCCTGGCAATACCGCCGTATCCGGGAACGGCTGATGGAAGGCGGCGGACAGCCTGCGGTGGCCGATCTGGCCCGCCTTTGCGGGATCAGCAGCCGCCACCTGCACCGCCAGTTCCTTGCTCTCACCGGCAAGACGATCTCCAAATATATCGAGAATTTCTGGGTCGAACAGGCGAAGGAACTGTTGCTGGCGCGGCATATTTCCATCAAGGAAATCGCCCAGCGCTGCGGCTTTTCGCATGCCAACAGCTTTTCGCGGGCTTTCCGCAGAGTGAGCGGGCTGTCGCCGCAGAAATTCAGGCAACGCGCCGGCGATGGCGCGGACATATTCCAGCAGCCGCACGAGGGCGCCACGCCCGATTCCGGCGGCTTCAAGCGAGAGGACGCGGAGACAGTATATGACTGA
- a CDS encoding SDR family NAD(P)-dependent oxidoreductase, producing the protein MTDRKVALVTGASRGAGAGIARGFGELGYTVYVTGRTVAPGDAKGWDGSVLPGTVAETAARITELGGQGIPVLCDHADDAQVARLFEQIEAEQGRLDILVNNATYIHHQLITKMPFWEKELDAQKILDVGLRSAYVASWHAAKIMVPQGSGLIGMVSSFGATCYMHGPAYGAQKAGLDKLAHDMWHDLRDTGVAAVSIWLGPQMTERAKISAEVEPEQYKELIATAENPEFTAHILDAIDKAPNRDELSGQTLVGAEIAKALGVTDRGVERPSYREMLGTPRERNFAAIY; encoded by the coding sequence ATGACTGACAGAAAAGTGGCGCTGGTTACCGGGGCGAGCCGCGGCGCGGGCGCGGGCATTGCCCGCGGCTTCGGCGAACTGGGCTACACCGTCTATGTCACCGGCCGCACCGTGGCCCCGGGGGACGCCAAGGGGTGGGATGGATCAGTCCTGCCCGGCACCGTCGCGGAAACCGCCGCCAGGATCACCGAACTGGGCGGCCAGGGCATTCCCGTGCTGTGCGACCATGCCGACGATGCCCAGGTCGCCCGGCTGTTCGAACAGATCGAGGCAGAACAGGGCCGTCTCGATATCCTCGTCAACAACGCGACCTATATCCATCACCAGCTCATCACCAAGATGCCGTTCTGGGAGAAGGAACTGGATGCGCAGAAGATTCTCGATGTCGGCCTGCGCTCGGCCTATGTCGCCAGCTGGCATGCGGCGAAGATCATGGTTCCGCAGGGCAGCGGGCTGATCGGCATGGTCTCCTCCTTCGGCGCGACCTGTTACATGCACGGCCCCGCCTATGGGGCGCAGAAAGCCGGGCTGGACAAGCTGGCGCACGATATGTGGCACGATCTGCGCGACACCGGCGTTGCTGCCGTCTCGATCTGGCTCGGCCCGCAAATGACCGAGCGGGCGAAGATTTCGGCCGAAGTCGAACCCGAACAGTACAAGGAACTGATCGCCACGGCGGAAAATCCCGAATTCACGGCCCATATCCTCGACGCTATCGACAAGGCCCCCAATCGCGACGAACTTTCGGGCCAGACGCTTGTCGGCGCGGAAATCGCCAAGGCGCTGGGTGTCACCGATCGCGGGGTGGAGCGTCCGTCCTATCGCGAAATGCTGGGCACCCCGCGCGAGCGCAATTTCGCCGCGATCTACTGA
- a CDS encoding antibiotic biosynthesis monooxygenase family protein, translating into MAIKVVYDMTATAGKGDEFAQALADLAAVVSPLAGCDGIDILRKQDNADQFLFVESWQSGEAYAEASKLVPQTAFAPLKPLFAAPPARSVYDAQ; encoded by the coding sequence ATGGCCATCAAAGTTGTCTATGACATGACCGCCACCGCCGGAAAGGGCGATGAATTCGCACAGGCGCTGGCCGATCTCGCCGCTGTCGTCAGCCCGCTGGCAGGCTGCGACGGCATCGACATCCTGCGCAAGCAGGACAATGCGGACCAGTTCCTGTTCGTGGAAAGCTGGCAGTCCGGCGAAGCCTATGCCGAAGCCAGCAAGCTGGTGCCGCAAACGGCGTTTGCTCCGCTCAAGCCCCTGTTCGCCGCGCCGCCCGCGCGGTCGGTTTACGACGCGCAATGA
- a CDS encoding TIM barrel protein, with product MTGLCFDHLSLCDLPALEMIEVAGQLACSSVSLFARPLPIGPYLDLVTDQAARRDVMAALRAHGLSIGIVEPFLLDASPDWPMLERTIALAVELDGEINALSMDADAGRRVDSMARLAEMARNAGTRMVIEAFSLSPVRTAADALALAEACGDDVGLTIDTLHVIRTGGTWADIAALPPERIAHVQVSDGPLAAPADLAVEATRERLPPGQGEFRLEELIPLLPGHARIAVEAPFAAPAGTTALARGRIAVEAMRAVMARATGQEN from the coding sequence ATGACAGGATTGTGCTTCGATCACCTTTCGCTCTGCGATCTGCCCGCTCTCGAAATGATCGAGGTCGCGGGCCAGCTCGCCTGTTCCAGTGTGAGCCTGTTCGCGCGGCCGCTGCCGATCGGGCCCTATCTCGATCTGGTCACCGATCAGGCCGCCCGGCGCGATGTTATGGCCGCATTGCGGGCGCATGGCCTTTCCATCGGGATTGTGGAGCCGTTCCTGCTCGATGCCAGCCCGGACTGGCCGATGCTGGAACGCACGATTGCCCTGGCGGTCGAACTGGACGGAGAAATCAACGCTCTGTCGATGGATGCGGATGCCGGCCGCCGGGTGGATTCCATGGCGCGTCTGGCCGAAATGGCCCGCAATGCCGGCACGCGCATGGTCATCGAGGCGTTTTCGCTCTCTCCCGTGCGGACTGCGGCCGATGCGCTGGCTCTGGCGGAGGCATGCGGGGATGATGTCGGGCTTACGATCGATACGCTGCACGTCATCCGTACCGGTGGGACCTGGGCGGATATTGCCGCGCTGCCGCCTGAACGGATCGCCCATGTGCAGGTCAGCGACGGGCCGCTTGCCGCCCCTGCCGATCTGGCGGTGGAAGCGACGCGGGAACGCCTGCCCCCGGGGCAGGGGGAATTCCGGCTGGAGGAACTGATTCCCCTTCTACCCGGCCATGCCCGGATCGCCGTGGAAGCGCCTTTCGCGGCCCCGGCGGGCACCACCGCACTGGCGCGCGGGCGCATTGCCGTGGAGGCGATGCGCGCGGTGATGGCGCGGGCGACCGGGCAGGAAAACTAG
- a CDS encoding D-aminoacylase: protein MNGMLIKNGTVVDGTGAPAFRADVRIRDGVITEVGESLEAGGERVFDANGCYVTPGFIESHTHYDASMWWQPDLDPLPSYGATTMILGNCGFTMAPLHPSQEAREEVMGIFSFFEDIPLEPFKQHVSWDWNTWSEYRASFEKRLQVPLNYASFVGHIPLRLAAMGMDAWNRAATPEEIAKMAELLDDALAAGALGLSDNLHDHDGDNRPVPTLLADDAEFTALFDVMDRYPHTCYQVIVDTFMRKTGPDSLKRLEKLLKGRKIRVQIAGAIPSLEFQKDILPAMQASTQSMRDAGIDVWPGYAHVSPTNVLGIVKSLIYAQSNDYVWHEVVLAEDHDEKRRLLADPEWRARARDSWDNQAWPHSPLQNPQDLYLIDSENGTGPINITLKDYAESRGLHRSDAMAEWILANGTLSTVHMAPFPKDEELTIDLMNDPRTVGNISDAGAHLQMLCGGGENALLLTQYVREEKKLSLEQAVHVMTGKLATHFFLNDRGVIAPGKRADICVFNLDEIERRQMIKAWDMPDGKGGTSWRFTREAMPARLTLVNGVPTFENGAYTGNKPGKFLSPANDSAALAVAAE from the coding sequence ATGAACGGCATGTTGATCAAGAACGGTACCGTCGTGGACGGCACCGGCGCCCCGGCATTCCGGGCGGATGTCCGCATCCGCGACGGTGTCATCACCGAAGTCGGCGAAAGTCTGGAAGCAGGCGGCGAACGCGTTTTCGATGCGAATGGCTGCTATGTCACCCCCGGCTTCATCGAAAGCCATACCCATTACGACGCCAGCATGTGGTGGCAGCCCGATCTCGATCCGCTGCCCAGCTACGGCGCGACGACGATGATCCTCGGCAACTGCGGCTTCACCATGGCCCCCCTGCACCCGAGCCAGGAAGCCCGTGAAGAAGTCATGGGCATTTTCTCCTTCTTCGAAGACATTCCGCTGGAACCGTTCAAGCAGCATGTGAGCTGGGACTGGAACACCTGGTCGGAATATCGCGCCTCGTTCGAGAAGCGCCTGCAGGTGCCGCTGAACTATGCCAGCTTCGTCGGCCATATTCCGCTGCGCCTTGCCGCGATGGGCATGGATGCGTGGAACCGCGCCGCGACGCCCGAAGAAATCGCCAAGATGGCCGAACTGCTTGACGATGCGCTGGCCGCGGGCGCTCTCGGCCTGTCGGACAACCTGCACGATCATGACGGCGACAACCGCCCGGTCCCGACCCTGCTGGCCGACGATGCGGAATTCACCGCCCTGTTCGACGTGATGGATCGCTATCCGCACACTTGCTATCAGGTGATCGTCGACACGTTCATGCGCAAGACCGGCCCGGACAGCCTCAAGCGGCTCGAAAAGCTGCTCAAGGGCCGCAAGATCCGCGTGCAGATCGCAGGCGCGATCCCTTCGCTCGAATTCCAGAAGGATATCCTTCCCGCGATGCAGGCCAGCACGCAGTCCATGCGCGATGCGGGCATCGACGTGTGGCCGGGCTATGCCCACGTTTCGCCCACCAACGTGCTGGGCATCGTCAAGTCGCTGATCTACGCGCAGTCGAACGATTACGTCTGGCACGAAGTCGTGCTGGCCGAAGATCATGACGAAAAGCGCCGCCTGCTGGCCGATCCCGAATGGCGCGCCCGCGCCCGCGACAGCTGGGACAATCAGGCATGGCCGCATTCGCCGCTGCAAAATCCGCAGGATCTCTATCTGATCGACAGCGAAAACGGCACCGGCCCGATCAACATCACGCTGAAGGACTACGCCGAAAGCCGTGGCCTGCACCGCAGCGATGCGATGGCCGAATGGATTCTCGCCAACGGCACGCTTTCCACAGTCCACATGGCGCCGTTCCCCAAGGATGAGGAACTGACCATCGACCTGATGAACGACCCCAGGACCGTGGGCAACATTTCCGATGCCGGCGCGCACTTGCAGATGCTGTGCGGCGGGGGCGAAAACGCTCTCCTGCTCACCCAGTACGTCCGCGAGGAAAAGAAGCTCTCGCTCGAACAGGCCGTCCATGTGATGACCGGCAAGCTCGCCACGCACTTCTTCCTCAACGATCGCGGGGTGATCGCACCGGGCAAGCGCGCGGATATCTGCGTGTTCAATCTGGACGAGATCGAACGCCGCCAGATGATCAAGGCCTGGGACATGCCCGATGGCAAGGGCGGCACGAGCTGGCGCTTCACCCGCGAAGCCATGCCCGCCCGCCTCACGCTGGTGAACGGCGTGCCCACTTTTGAAAATGGCGCTTACACCGGCAACAAGCCGGGCAAGTTCCTTTCCCCTGCCAACGACAGCGCCGCTCTTGCGGTTGCAGCGGAGTAA